The sequence GAGCACGCATCTTCTCATGCTCATCCAAAAAGAGCTTTGGGGCAGCGACGCCTGGGAATTCGCAACGCTCGGAATATAGCGGCAGCAGAATGCGTTCCTCATCCAACATATGGCGAACAAGGCCTACTTCGTATCGTTCAAGTTCTTTCACAGCCATCGCGTGGTCCATGCGCAGGAGGGCACGCTGATGCTCGAGGAATATTGAGTCGAGCTCATCGTGAACAGCCATGATGTCCGTGACCGTTGCTGTCATTTAAGCATCAGCGGGACCCATCCGGTGCGCATCTTTCGAGCACCGACCTCGCCATGGGCGGCCTCCCATACCGCAAATGCGGTCTGTGTTGGCGTCGCGGATGAGAACCCTGCCGGAACTGTTCGAGCGATGACGACAGCCCAGCCCGTTTTTGTCCGCACACCCTTTCCCTTAGATGTCGTTGCGGCGGCAGGCGTTAGCGTACCCGGCCCTTCGGCTATCATGTCCTCGACCGGCTGCTCGCGCGGGCCCGTGCGGTTATTGCCGAGAGCCCTTGCGGGAGCATAGCGTGCCCCAGCCTCGGCCAACGCCTGCGGATTACCTTCGAGTGGCTTTGCCTGCGAGGGGTAATGATCGATCTGGGCGTTAGGATAGACGCTCTTGATATCATCGGCTCGCCCTTCGACAATCGCTTGCCAGTCGGCCCTCCAGAATGCGATCTCGACACCTTTGCCGACCTCGCCCATTTGCGGTGCAGGAACATTGGCCTCGATCTTGGCCGGTATCTGAACAGCACAGCCGTCGAGGAAGTGTTTCGGCCCGGGAACGTCATTCTGCGTAGAATCGAGCCATTCCAACCGAAAAGCGATCTGCTGGCCATCGGTTATCGCCTTTACCTGAACCTCAGTAGTCGATACCTCAAGCAGTCTGGGATCGACGATGTCCTGCGGGATCATTTTCGACGCATGCAGCGAGACGTTATTCCAAAGCGAGGCATTCGGATCTAGGGTGATCTCTTTAACCTGAGCCACGTTGACCTCGGCGGTCGGCACTTGAACTCGGCGGCATCCGGCCGCAAATAGGATCGTCATTATTATTGCGATAGTTAACAGTCGCATATTATTTACAAACCTCCGTCGCGCCGCTAACGGCGCAGATCAGTCATCATCAAGCTCACCCATGCACTCCGCATCTTGCGCGAACCGACCTCGTCATGCGAGCCTTCCCAGACCGCGAACGCTATATTGATCGGTTTCGATGACGAAAACCCCTTTGGAGCCGGGCGCGAGAGCACAACCGCCCAGCCCGAAGCCGTCCTAATGCCGCGCCCTTTCGAGACGCTAATTGCCGCCGGCCGCAGGTCGGCCGGGCCCATTCCGATGAGATCTTCCACCGGCTCCGCGCGTGGGCCCGACCGTCCGGGTTGGACGGCGCGGGCGGGAGCCTCGCGGAGTCCGAACTCCGTTTGCGCGGCTGAGTTTTTATCGAGCGGCTTGGCCTTTGCGTTGTAGTGATCGATAGATGCATTCGGAAACAACGCCGAGATGCTGTCCTCACGCCCGTCGACGATCGCCTGCCAATCGGCTCGCCAGAATGTAATATCGACCGGCCGTGCGGGCTGACCCATCGCAACCACCGGTACCGAGGCCTCGGTCACCGCAGGCACTTGCATCGCACAGGCATCAACAAACGAACCGGATACCGGCCGGTCGTCCAGGGTCGCGTCCTGCCACTCAAGCCGGACTGCGATATTCGTCCCGTCGGACATACCGCGTACCTGTATCTCAGGCACCGAGGGGACAAGCAGTTTAGGTGTCACCAAGTCCTGAGGCACCATCTTAACGGTGGTCGATGCAGCGGAGTCCCAAACGGCCGCATTCGGATTCAGCGTGAGATCGCTGACGGGCATCAGGTAAAGCTTCGCCGACCCGATCGGATCACCCAACCAGGCCAGAAACAGACTCAAAACTAATAGGGCCGCAGGCCGCATTCAATATCTCCCGCTACGGGCAATTTGTGCGTGTGATCTGATAGACCTTGTCGTAAGCCGGGCGAATATGCACCGGTTCTTTGAACGGCACATTGACCAGTTCTTTACCGTTCTCATCCATTCCGATCGCTTTATCGCCCACGCGTTTCCATTTGCGCACGATACTCGCGGTCGAACCGAATAACCCGAGCAAGCTTGTTAGCTCTGGATCATTTGGTGCGTTTCTGTAAACCTCGACCGCCTTATCGACGCCCGGCCCAAACATCTGCTGCGTAAAATGCGTCGGCACATGCACGGGTGGGATGTAGTAAACATTTGGCTCGAGCCCGAATTGCGGAAACAGCGGCAGAGCAACCTTCTTGATGTGGACAAGATAGTCGAGTGGGTTATCTGCCTGCGCCTTGTCGGGTGTGTTGAGAAAACCGGCCATCCGAATCTTGCCGATGCAGTTCTCAAAGCACTGCGGCGACAGGCCCTCCTCGATCTTGGGGTAACACGCGATACACTTCTCTGACGTCGAAGTCATCGGATTAAAGAACACTTTCTTATAAGGACAGCCTCGGACGCATTCCTGATAACCTCGGCAACGGCCCTGATCGACGAGCACGATGCCGTCCTCCGGGCGTTTGTAGATCGAACCGCGAGGGCACGATGCGAGACACGCCGGATACGTGCAGTGATTACAGATGCGGGCCAGATAGTAGAACCAAGCCATGTCATGCGTGCCTTCGAGGCTCGCTCCGCCGTCAACGCCGCCTGAACAATCGTCTTCGCCAACATTTGGATACGAGTAATCCTCGTCGCTTGGCCGCCAGCCGAGAACGCGTTCGCCCGCGGGAGCATTCTCAAATATCGTGCTGCCCTCATAGACGTGTTTACCGTCCTTCTCGGTCCACTGCTGGCCGTCGAGCATCTGGAGCAGGTTGAGGTCCCACGCGAGCGGATAAAAGCCGTATGGTTTGGTCTCGACGTTGTTCCAGAGCATGTATTCCTGCCCCTTGCCGCTCGTCCAGGTGGTCTTGCAAGCCAGTGTGCAGGTCTGACACGCGATGCATTTATTCGTGTCGAAGACGGCGGCGAACTGCTTTTCAGGGCGACTCTCCGGATACCAGTAAGACATTTCACGGCCAAGCTGCCAGTTATTTACGCGTGCCATAGTTTATTCTCCAGTTTCGATGGTCTGTTTATTTGGGTTGCATTCTTATCGGCCCATTTTACCTGCCGCCCCTTGAAAATTGTTGCGATGAAAAGCACGGAGGATACGATCGCGAAGATCATCGCGATCGCGTAGAGTCGCTTAGGACGTTCGGCATCGGCCCGTCCGCGAATTAGGGCGACTAGGCCGAAGATCCCCGCAACAAGCGCCGTGACAGATGCGGCTGTCGCGCTTAACTTGTGGGCATTCAGAGCGTTAGCCCGCGGCCCGGCAGATGGCTCCGCCGCTAGCCCTGCGAACTCGCCGGTAAAGGCCACGGCGATGGCGACGGCGACGGTGACCAACACGACCTTGATCCCGAATCGCTGCGTTCGTGCCCGATTTCGCCACCAACCGGCGGCGAGAACCAGCGAACCGATCACCATGCCGATCGCGGGGTAATAATTGAGCAAGAGATGTAGTTTTAATGCGTCCATTTCTCGCCTATTTCTTCTTAATGAACTCGCCCGCGAGGTATTTCTTCATCGCGTCCGACTCGTTATCCGGCCGAATCCCGAGCTTCACGGGACGCCATAACAGCTCATCGCCGATGCCGCCCGGCTCGGCCTTTGTGATCTTCACAAATGATTCACGCGGGGCTCCGGTAGGGCAGTGGATATCGGCGGCAAAGCCCTTTCCGATCCCCTGTCCATACATTCCTTTGCGCACGAGTG is a genomic window of Chloracidobacterium sp. containing:
- a CDS encoding dehydrogenase, with translation MARVNNWQLGREMSYWYPESRPEKQFAAVFDTNKCIACQTCTLACKTTWTSGKGQEYMLWNNVETKPYGFYPLAWDLNLLQMLDGQQWTEKDGKHVYEGSTIFENAPAGERVLGWRPSDEDYSYPNVGEDDCSGGVDGGASLEGTHDMAWFYYLARICNHCTYPACLASCPRGSIYKRPEDGIVLVDQGRCRGYQECVRGCPYKKVFFNPMTSTSEKCIACYPKIEEGLSPQCFENCIGKIRMAGFLNTPDKAQADNPLDYLVHIKKVALPLFPQFGLEPNVYYIPPVHVPTHFTQQMFGPGVDKAVEVYRNAPNDPELTSLLGLFGSTASIVRKWKRVGDKAIGMDENGKELVNVPFKEPVHIRPAYDKVYQITRTNCP